The genomic stretch AAAGCTGGATAAGCGCATATTTGGCTCTCAGTAATGCTAGTTTACCATAATGTTGTTAAACATTAGTAATGCTTATACTAAGTTGATACGCGTTTGGCTAGCTGATACAGAGCTATTTGGTATTAGACAGGCTGAATTAGTGCCAATAAAATGTTATCTTCTAATGCTTAAGGTTACTTGGGTTGGGTGCGTAAAAAGCTAGACAGCACGATTTTTATGCCATCTGAGTAAAAAATACTCGTCTGTAAGTTTCGATTAACGAGCGTGTAGTTTGATGTCATGATGACAGCTTGTCAGTATAGTCGATTTCAATTTTATTCTCAAAGATTActgacgtttcttttcactatATGCTGTATCTATATAGCACGATTTTTGCCATCCTGTAGACAAATCGACAATGtacataatttttgaaaaatgactaAATTATTACACAATTCGATTGTGAAACCCATTACTAGTGTATTATTTTGCAAAGCAATAATTGTCATTATGTAAACAATAATGGTGCAGTAGAAATAAATCGAAATTTGTTCCCATCGCGATATATCCGAAATTGAAAATACGATATTGTCTTAGTTCAATGAATTCGTAGCAGCTTGGCTcaatgaaaaattataagtaCGGCAAGGTAAATCAACGGGATTTAGTGTTAACAACTGCATCATCCCAACTATCACCAAGCGGAAACGAATCAACCGTAATCGATACCAGGATGTATATACGAGATTGGCGTCAAGCTTTGCGGACTCCACCTTCATACAGGCTGGGTAACAGAACCATTCGGCTTCAGGTGCATTTGATATGGCCCCTGGCTGTTCTTGGAGCGATTTTGGTACTCCTTGTGTATGTTGTCAGCAATTCTCCATTTTCTGGTGGATCAAGCCTGAATGATTTCGATAAAAGTGCAACGATTTTTTACAATCATACCTATCCTCTAAGTAGTCCTATTATAAGCAATGGAATGCACACATATAGGATAGGAGTCATTGCAGATTTGGACACAAATTCACGTGTCAAAGGGAAAGACGCTTGGTGCAGCTACTTGATGAAGGGCTACCTCAGTTACATTCCTTCAACCGGAAAAATAACAATTTCGTGGGACGAAGGCCAACCGAAGGAACTGAAGTCTAGTTTTGCTCTGAAGGGACGGGGTATGGAACTTTCCGAGTTGGTAGTGTTCAATGGTAGACTACTAACATTTGACGATCGAACCGGATTAATTTACGTGATCGAGAAAGATTCTGTCTATCCTTGGATACTGCTTGTGGATGGAGATGGAAGAACTGGTAAAGGTTTTAAATCGGAATGGGCCACTGTGAAAGATGAGGTTCTTTACGTGGGTTCAATGGGCAAAGAATGGACTACGGCCGGTGGagattttgaaaacaacaatccCATGTTCGTGAAGGCGGTAACAGTACACGGAGAGGTTTGAAAATCCATTTGCTACTTTAGATCTTGTTTCTAACCTAAGGTTTATTTGCAGGTGTACCACTTTAATTGGGAAACCAATTTCAAGGCAATCCGCAGTGCTATCGGTATTGAATGGCCAGGATACATGATACACGAATCGGGTGTATGGTCTAGTGAATCTCGGCGGTGGTATTTCCTGCCAAGACGATGTTCACGAGAACGGTACAATGAAACACGAGACGAGCATATGGGATGCAATTATCTTATTACTGCGGATGAGCAGTTCCATTCGATAAAAGCAGTAGAATTGAAGCAAACCAACGTGCCGCTTACGCACGGTTTTTCAAGTTTCAAATTTTTGCCACATTCAGAGGATCGTATCATTATAGCTATATCTACGGAAGAGCTAAATGGTAAAACTACGAGTTTTATCAGTGCGTTTAACGTTGACGGTGAAATGCTGATGTCAGAAACGAAAATACCAACGAGCTACAAATTCGAAGGTTTGGAGTTCATCTAGACGCAGACTGGCAAGTCATGAGATAGTTACGCTGTTTACACAAGTTCAAGTTAAGTGAAGGATGTGTGCGGATGTAAATAGTGAGATAGCCAATGTTTAAAACGAGAAGCACGgtatttttgtaataaaatgtATTATGCCACACAGGTTTGACGCAGGTGTCTTTGCCAAATTCCTTTTTTTAAGAGCATGCATCACATGTTTACGGCTCCATAAGCACCAGCTTTCTTTTGTTATGTGATATTTGTTTAGCTAATGTAATTTTTACGCAGAGA from Wyeomyia smithii strain HCP4-BCI-WySm-NY-G18 chromosome 3, ASM2978416v1, whole genome shotgun sequence encodes the following:
- the LOC129732227 gene encoding apyrase translates to MKNYKYGKVNQRDLVLTTASSQLSPSGNESTVIDTRMYIRDWRQALRTPPSYRLGNRTIRLQVHLIWPLAVLGAILVLLVYVVSNSPFSGGSSLNDFDKSATIFYNHTYPLSSPIISNGMHTYRIGVIADLDTNSRVKGKDAWCSYLMKGYLSYIPSTGKITISWDEGQPKELKSSFALKGRGMELSELVVFNGRLLTFDDRTGLIYVIEKDSVYPWILLVDGDGRTGKGFKSEWATVKDEVLYVGSMGKEWTTAGGDFENNNPMFVKAVTVHGEVYHFNWETNFKAIRSAIGIEWPGYMIHESGVWSSESRRWYFLPRRCSRERYNETRDEHMGCNYLITADEQFHSIKAVELKQTNVPLTHGFSSFKFLPHSEDRIIIAISTEELNGKTTSFISAFNVDGEMLMSETKIPTSYKFEGLEFI